One part of the Candidatus Neomarinimicrobiota bacterium genome encodes these proteins:
- a CDS encoding calcium/sodium antiporter, producing MPELVHQLILFVIGIVLLYYGADFLVRGGANIARIYGVKPMIIGLTIVAFGTSMPEFLVGTVASIKGQSDIAIGNVVGSNIANIALILGLSALFSPLVIHYKMIRKELIFLLISSLVFIYFIRDGVNFREGVLFISILVGYTTYLVLHPEEVPVVEKLPEKTNSILINLFFIIIGITGLTFGSDWLVSSAVYIAQLIKIPDIVIGMTIVAVGTSLPELAASVMAAVKKETDISVGNIIGSNLFNMFFVIGGIGLFKYVPVNPVIFTFEIPVMLGLVIILFPMIILRKGLNRYCGIILLLIYFTFNFYLYMTRHLSL from the coding sequence ATGCCTGAACTTGTCCACCAACTGATACTTTTTGTTATCGGCATCGTGCTGCTCTATTACGGAGCAGATTTCTTGGTCCGTGGCGGAGCCAATATTGCCCGGATTTACGGGGTGAAACCCATGATCATCGGGCTTACCATTGTTGCATTCGGGACATCCATGCCTGAATTCCTGGTTGGAACTGTGGCTTCTATCAAGGGACAGTCGGATATTGCCATCGGCAATGTTGTAGGCAGCAATATTGCCAACATTGCACTGATTCTGGGACTTTCGGCGCTTTTCTCGCCACTGGTGATCCACTATAAGATGATCCGTAAAGAACTCATATTCCTCCTTATATCATCCCTGGTTTTTATATACTTTATTCGGGACGGCGTGAATTTCCGGGAAGGAGTCCTCTTTATATCTATTCTTGTAGGATATACCACTTATCTGGTCTTGCACCCCGAAGAGGTGCCGGTTGTAGAAAAGCTGCCGGAAAAAACGAATTCAATACTGATAAACTTATTCTTCATCATAATCGGTATCACAGGACTTACCTTCGGTTCGGACTGGCTGGTAAGCTCTGCAGTTTACATTGCACAGCTTATTAAAATCCCGGATATCGTCATCGGGATGACCATAGTGGCTGTGGGGACATCCCTTCCGGAACTGGCGGCCAGTGTGATGGCTGCGGTGAAGAAAGAGACAGATATTTCCGTTGGAAATATCATCGGTTCTAATTTATTCAATATGTTTTTTGTCATCGGCGGAATCGGGCTCTTCAAATATGTTCCCGTAAACCCGGTGATATTTACTTTTGAAATCCCGGTCATGCTGGGACTTGTAATTATACTCTTTCCCATGATTATCTTGCGAAAAGGATTAAACCGGTATTGCGGCATTATTCTTTTGCTGATTTATTTTACTTTCAACTTCTATCTTTATATGACCCGGCATCTCTCCCTATGA
- the bamD gene encoding outer membrane protein assembly factor BamD, which translates to MKSYKYSFILTTITLFVLWGCSGSKTVETGSFMQRYEKGNQLYDDEKYYKAIDHFTFVVYNAPGSDIADDAQFKLAKSHYQLKEYLVAIDEFQRLLLRWPASDLAEEADFMIGECYFELSPIYQRDQTYTYHAIQQYQDFIDTYPHSKFRKPAEDRIQTCRMKLAKKIFDAGELYMILREWKAAIITFEEIINKYYDTPLYQPTLLNMAECYKKIGDMEKLSEIFGEIDKSKLKSPQDKIRYNSLTGDPDRK; encoded by the coding sequence ATGAAATCTTACAAGTATAGCTTTATCCTTACCACCATTACACTTTTCGTCCTATGGGGTTGCTCCGGCTCCAAAACCGTTGAAACCGGTTCCTTTATGCAACGTTATGAAAAAGGAAACCAGCTTTATGACGATGAAAAATATTATAAAGCCATCGATCACTTTACTTTTGTCGTATACAACGCCCCGGGGAGTGATATTGCTGATGACGCCCAGTTCAAGCTGGCTAAATCCCATTACCAATTAAAAGAATATCTTGTAGCCATTGACGAGTTTCAACGGCTATTACTCCGCTGGCCTGCCAGCGACCTGGCTGAAGAGGCAGATTTTATGATTGGCGAGTGCTATTTTGAACTATCCCCCATTTATCAAAGGGATCAGACCTATACATATCATGCTATTCAGCAGTATCAGGATTTCATCGACACCTATCCCCACAGCAAATTCCGGAAACCGGCTGAAGATCGTATCCAAACATGTCGCATGAAACTGGCCAAGAAAATCTTCGATGCCGGTGAACTTTACATGATTTTACGGGAGTGGAAAGCAGCTATTATTACCTTTGAAGAAATCATCAATAAATATTACGATACCCCCCTTTATCAACCAACCCTGCTGAACATGGCTGAGTGCTATAAGAAAATTGGGGATATGGAGAAACTGTCTGAAATATTCGGTGAAATCGACAAATCCAAGCTAAAATCCCCCCAGGACAAAATCCGTTACAATTCCCTGACAGGCGACCCTGACCGGAAGTAA
- a CDS encoding PorV/PorQ family protein, whose amino-acid sequence MAQGDAGAIFLLIAPGARAEAMGEAQVADASDAYSSYWNPAGLAYMDKNEVGLMYVKWLPNLVDDMYYNFLTTGYRIPGFGTVGGHIIYLNLGEQQRRDENNNDLGTFVSYMAAVTISFGTKISENQAFGVNAKIVYQMLSPYGTIQEKGKGSSTSFAFDFGYLYKGLLWNKIDFGMNLSNLGPKVAFIDVAQADPMPTNMKLGINLKVLEKQHNKFSIVFDVNKMLVASYQPMDRNGNLIIDKNTKEEAYADPWYKAIFTSWINDWKYEGDIDYSGDGVIGGYDAEGKPQGGYDAYGNEVVGGDYDENGNLAVSYHPDTGEEMVGWGVFGGHPTNKVMNKIEVGSVNDGSVQNEIDQMIFNIGAEYVYNGLIALRAGYIYDKAGKINNPTLGFGLMYHNLGFDFGYTAGAENHPLTNTMRISLRYRFGKD is encoded by the coding sequence ATGGCTCAGGGGGATGCCGGTGCAATCTTTTTACTGATAGCTCCCGGTGCCCGGGCAGAAGCCATGGGAGAAGCCCAGGTGGCTGATGCCAGCGATGCCTATTCTTCTTACTGGAATCCGGCCGGACTGGCCTATATGGATAAAAATGAAGTGGGACTTATGTATGTAAAATGGCTCCCTAACCTGGTCGATGATATGTATTACAACTTCCTCACAACCGGCTACCGGATTCCCGGCTTTGGCACCGTGGGTGGACATATCATCTACCTGAATTTAGGCGAACAACAACGAAGGGATGAAAACAACAATGACCTGGGAACCTTCGTATCGTATATGGCCGCCGTGACCATCTCTTTCGGGACTAAGATTTCTGAAAACCAGGCCTTCGGCGTCAATGCGAAAATTGTATATCAGATGCTGAGTCCTTATGGAACCATTCAGGAAAAAGGAAAAGGGTCCTCCACAAGTTTTGCCTTTGATTTTGGTTATTTGTACAAAGGTCTTCTTTGGAACAAGATCGATTTTGGTATGAATCTTTCAAACCTGGGCCCCAAGGTGGCTTTCATCGATGTTGCCCAGGCAGATCCCATGCCGACCAACATGAAACTGGGAATCAATCTGAAGGTTCTGGAAAAACAACATAATAAATTCTCGATTGTTTTCGACGTGAATAAAATGCTTGTTGCCAGTTACCAGCCGATGGACCGGAACGGAAACCTTATTATCGATAAAAATACAAAAGAAGAAGCGTATGCCGATCCCTGGTACAAAGCCATTTTTACATCCTGGATCAACGATTGGAAGTATGAAGGCGATATCGACTATTCGGGAGATGGTGTGATTGGCGGATACGATGCCGAAGGAAAACCACAGGGTGGTTATGACGCATACGGAAATGAAGTAGTCGGTGGCGACTATGATGAAAACGGCAACCTGGCTGTCAGCTATCACCCGGATACGGGAGAAGAGATGGTGGGCTGGGGCGTTTTTGGCGGACATCCCACCAATAAGGTGATGAATAAGATTGAAGTGGGATCCGTTAATGACGGCAGTGTTCAAAACGAAATTGATCAAATGATTTTCAACATCGGTGCCGAATATGTGTATAACGGTCTGATTGCCCTGAGAGCGGGATATATTTACGATAAAGCCGGAAAAATCAACAATCCGACACTGGGTTTCGGACTCATGTACCACAATCTCGGATTCGATTTCGGATATACTGCCGGAGCCGAAAACCATCCTCTGACCAATACGATGCGTATCAGTCTCAGGTACCGCTTCGGAAAAGATTAA
- a CDS encoding T9SS type A sorting domain-containing protein yields the protein MNRLRLSTIVAAIFVATFYTTIYALPTRTPSQFSRPVLVPQHWNVILVEFEEDNTPVTTGNGSFLQSWDESDYRYALDPPPHNKAYFQSHLKAISNYWRHVTNQALRIDTSASVILPTGAESIRLPRNIRYYHPADKPDSVDYRLAELVYETFRILKENHGESSLFETVILFHAGVGQDFDFSNMYDPTPFDIPSFYFDETFLSEYLSPEAVALIQSLGVKQGIVLPEMQNQLKLNVALNGTALLMSGFLLGLPPLYNTETGKSGTGIFGFMDQGSNNANGLLPIGLSAFERIIMGIQSPQTAEHANRYSLLPGEILKIPVSSREYFLVEYRKNAGIRLDSLYQNHLDDILPDSERYETYLDALEKVRDMGLADYSLNPSTGVLESVENYDITLPASGLLIWHVYDPDKALFEYPENPNGQAIPMVRLEEADGAYDIGKNYGPLSGSVNQGWKWDMWFSKNMGFLDNNSHIYNIKNIEFSDRTHPDTRSFSGIETGIRLKQFTFTADSASFTLDFLKERPEQFVGFEALGTWDFHNTETHIPYGLRENHLVCLEDTGFVSLADLSPLSARAENTAILPYENKLIVIHTQNAQSVVRQYDILDNPLRAVLTTSRSLSYALRIGSLLLYDNTLFLPHGDSDNSAFSFYHLDRDFLSGPFSTVTDIGGTVVYNHSLLVSSGKFLHYPDKGQVEQLSFTIGSMVSYSDTLIVTDSDHGGFYFYDVSEGRLINSRGYQQDLIIDEIIPLDLPETRGPDFLLLGTSGTEKYLILTDSDGHPWNGFPVRNNYDAIRVYFDRNELRIIALKPDGRIDIFDKTGTRLTSYTITPKPFSFFLTHHRQGLALFSEGDRLLLEGDSLHWAYPNGDLWSTRHIRINTTTPDYPRGMLIAKDLIYNYPNPVSDEKTCFRYFAVEAEFVDIKIYDLQGKFVEHLQQTPIQQQWNEIPWDIRSLDSGVYIAKITINGSGSEKTFIIKPAILK from the coding sequence ATGAACAGGCTGCGATTATCAACGATTGTGGCGGCGATCTTTGTCGCCACTTTTTATACAACGATCTATGCCCTTCCCACCAGAACCCCGTCACAATTTAGCCGGCCGGTGCTGGTTCCTCAGCACTGGAATGTGATTTTAGTGGAATTTGAGGAGGATAATACACCGGTTACAACCGGAAACGGTTCCTTTCTTCAATCCTGGGATGAGAGTGATTATAGATATGCATTGGACCCGCCCCCCCATAACAAGGCTTATTTTCAATCCCACCTGAAGGCGATCAGCAATTACTGGCGCCATGTGACCAATCAAGCCCTCCGGATTGATACAAGCGCATCTGTGATTTTACCCACCGGCGCAGAATCTATACGTCTCCCCCGGAATATCCGCTATTACCATCCGGCAGATAAACCGGACAGCGTGGATTACCGCCTGGCAGAACTGGTTTATGAAACATTCAGAATCCTTAAAGAAAATCACGGAGAAAGTTCCCTCTTCGAAACCGTTATCCTCTTTCACGCCGGAGTGGGACAAGATTTCGACTTTTCCAACATGTATGACCCCACCCCTTTTGATATCCCTTCCTTCTATTTTGATGAAACATTTCTCTCTGAATACCTCAGTCCCGAAGCAGTTGCACTGATACAATCCCTGGGTGTCAAACAGGGAATCGTTCTGCCGGAAATGCAAAATCAACTGAAACTCAATGTGGCTCTGAACGGGACAGCTCTCCTTATGTCAGGTTTTCTCCTTGGTCTCCCTCCTCTTTATAATACAGAGACAGGCAAATCGGGAACGGGTATCTTTGGGTTTATGGATCAGGGATCCAATAATGCAAACGGACTCCTCCCCATTGGCCTTTCTGCTTTCGAGCGAATCATCATGGGTATCCAATCGCCACAAACGGCAGAACATGCAAACCGCTACTCCCTGCTTCCGGGAGAAATCCTGAAAATCCCTGTCAGCAGCCGGGAATACTTCCTTGTTGAATATCGTAAAAATGCCGGAATCCGCCTGGATTCCCTTTATCAAAATCATTTGGATGATATCCTGCCGGATTCGGAACGCTACGAAACCTATCTGGATGCCCTGGAAAAAGTCAGAGACATGGGACTTGCAGATTACTCGCTGAATCCTTCTACGGGCGTGCTGGAATCCGTTGAAAACTACGATATCACTCTACCTGCTTCCGGTTTGCTTATCTGGCATGTCTATGACCCTGATAAAGCTCTCTTTGAGTACCCGGAAAATCCCAACGGCCAGGCAATTCCCATGGTTCGCCTGGAAGAGGCAGACGGCGCCTACGATATCGGGAAAAATTACGGTCCCCTGAGCGGCTCGGTAAACCAAGGCTGGAAATGGGATATGTGGTTTTCGAAAAACATGGGATTTCTGGATAACAATTCCCATATCTACAATATTAAGAATATTGAATTTTCCGACAGGACCCATCCCGATACCCGGAGTTTTTCCGGCATTGAAACCGGAATACGGTTGAAACAATTCACTTTTACGGCAGATTCAGCCTCCTTCACACTGGACTTCCTCAAAGAACGCCCGGAACAATTCGTTGGATTTGAAGCCCTGGGAACATGGGATTTTCACAACACAGAAACACACATCCCTTACGGATTGCGGGAAAACCATCTGGTCTGCCTGGAGGATACGGGTTTTGTCTCCCTTGCGGATTTAAGCCCACTCTCTGCCCGGGCCGAAAACACGGCGATTCTCCCCTATGAAAACAAACTCATCGTTATCCACACACAAAATGCCCAAAGTGTCGTCAGACAGTATGATATCCTGGACAATCCATTACGAGCTGTTCTCACCACTTCCCGTTCTCTTTCGTATGCACTCAGAATTGGTTCTCTTTTGCTGTATGATAATACACTTTTTCTTCCTCACGGCGACTCAGACAATTCTGCATTCAGTTTTTATCATCTGGACCGGGATTTTCTATCCGGACCCTTTTCAACCGTTACCGATATAGGCGGAACCGTTGTATATAACCATTCTCTCCTGGTGAGTTCCGGTAAATTCCTGCATTATCCCGATAAAGGCCAAGTGGAACAATTGTCTTTTACCATAGGAAGCATGGTCTCATACTCAGACACACTGATTGTAACAGATTCGGATCATGGAGGATTTTATTTTTATGACGTTTCTGAAGGAAGGCTGATCAATTCCCGGGGATATCAGCAGGATCTAATCATTGACGAGATCATCCCCCTGGATCTGCCCGAAACCCGGGGACCGGATTTTCTACTTCTGGGAACAAGCGGAACGGAGAAATATTTGATCCTGACAGACAGTGACGGTCACCCCTGGAATGGTTTTCCTGTCAGGAATAACTACGATGCTATACGTGTCTATTTTGATAGGAACGAGCTCCGGATCATCGCTTTAAAACCTGACGGACGGATAGATATTTTTGATAAAACAGGTACACGACTTACATCTTATACAATCACCCCAAAACCTTTCTCCTTTTTCCTGACCCATCATAGACAGGGTTTAGCCCTTTTTTCTGAGGGCGACCGCCTGCTGTTGGAGGGAGATTCTCTGCACTGGGCATATCCCAACGGAGACCTGTGGAGTACCCGTCATATCCGGATAAATACAACAACACCGGATTATCCCAGGGGGATGTTAATAGCCAAAGACCTGATTTATAACTATCCAAATCCTGTTTCGGATGAAAAAACCTGCTTCCGGTATTTTGCCGTCGAAGCAGAATTTGTGGATATTAAGATCTACGATTTACAGGGTAAATTTGTGGAACATCTGCAACAAACCCCCATTCAACAGCAGTGGAATGAAATCCCGTGGGATATTCGTTCACTCGATTCGGGTGTGTACATTGCAAAAATTACAATCAACGGATCCGGAAGTGAAAAAACCTTTATCATTAAACCGGCGATACTTAAATAA
- the nrdR gene encoding transcriptional repressor NrdR produces the protein MKCPQCGLPDTRVIDSRPLTKEIGIRRRRECPACGYRFTTYEYVALSPVLVIKSNGTREEFNREKLMHSIQLSCTKRPVSLKTIQNVAREIEQKIEQLSLSEVKSSFIGEEVIHRLRQIDKVAYIRFASVYHEFQDVTEFKEEIKVLEENS, from the coding sequence ATGAAATGTCCCCAATGTGGCCTGCCCGATACACGGGTTATTGACAGCCGTCCTCTGACAAAAGAGATCGGCATCCGTCGCCGCAGAGAATGTCCTGCCTGCGGGTATCGTTTTACTACCTATGAATATGTCGCACTGAGCCCGGTCCTTGTCATTAAATCCAATGGTACGCGGGAAGAATTTAACCGGGAAAAACTGATGCATAGCATTCAACTTTCCTGTACGAAACGACCTGTCTCTTTAAAGACCATTCAGAATGTTGCCCGGGAAATTGAACAAAAAATCGAACAATTGAGCCTGTCCGAAGTTAAGTCCTCCTTTATCGGTGAAGAAGTCATCCACAGACTTCGCCAAATCGATAAAGTTGCCTATATCCGTTTTGCGTCCGTCTATCATGAATTTCAGGATGTGACCGAATTCAAAGAAGAAATCAAGGTTTTGGAAGAGAATTCATGA
- the nadD gene encoding nicotinate (nicotinamide) nucleotide adenylyltransferase, with translation MKLCLYGGSFDPVHNGHLFYARKALEQLAPDQMILMPVNRSPFKKENPAAGKHRLAMLRRAFAEMENVHISTWELEKPGPSYTIDTVYYLISLYDAVEKLYILAGMDQMAAIQKWKDIDKMLTLGVSFAVFPRKGYSFSDIHPDFRPHCVTIDGPVVDISASALREKIRKGENVANLIPESVLNYIQENNLYSHA, from the coding sequence ATGAAACTCTGTTTATACGGCGGATCTTTTGATCCCGTTCATAACGGTCACCTCTTTTATGCCCGTAAGGCTCTGGAGCAACTTGCGCCGGATCAAATGATCCTTATGCCCGTGAACCGCTCTCCTTTTAAAAAGGAAAATCCCGCAGCAGGGAAACACCGGCTGGCAATGCTCAGACGGGCTTTTGCGGAGATGGAAAACGTCCATATCAGCACCTGGGAGCTGGAAAAACCCGGCCCGTCCTATACAATTGACACAGTTTACTATCTTATATCCCTTTATGATGCCGTAGAAAAATTATACATTCTTGCCGGTATGGATCAGATGGCAGCAATTCAAAAATGGAAGGATATCGATAAGATGCTGACTTTGGGCGTATCTTTTGCCGTCTTTCCCAGAAAAGGCTATTCTTTTTCAGATATCCATCCCGATTTTCGTCCCCATTGTGTAACAATTGACGGGCCCGTTGTGGATATCAGCGCCTCTGCCTTGCGGGAGAAAATCCGCAAGGGAGAAAATGTGGCAAATCTGATTCCTGAATCTGTTCTGAACTATATTCAAGAAAACAACCTGTATTCTCATGCCTGA
- a CDS encoding PD40 domain-containing protein — MKKPLSLNRRYLNKFMKYLKRCFSFPIIFLFLAVSLWGSPNHPELNWHTFESEHFIYHYHDGTEQTARMVMKVAEEMYPHVTGLYQYEPATKTQIVIQDTDDYANGGAYYFENKILLWASPLQFDLRGNHSWIRNVFTHEFSHIVSLGKAMKFPITFPAGYIQVLDREKPYKDNIIMEYPKGIGAMPVANVVVPMWWAEGVAQFQFAESMGDLWDSHRDMLLRDRALHGNLFSWNEAAYFDKKGTGNESVYNTGFAFVRYLNHTYGPSINRQIAETAASARHWSFNKVFRAILGKTGREIYNEWRDTLTAAYLRDTETIRRHEKKGEILLQKGPAYFNVSVSPDGEKTVLSAAENRDYLGQTYLFRLTENGDLEQLDKQSRIRGNIAWSPDSRYIYYVKQRLPNIYGSIYFDLAKYDFKSDKTEFITKNDRVYSVAVSGDGEIYVITVHDGSHNLARVAQDGTIEPLTHFNHGEQVYDLDVSPDGTSIIFDMALLHGRNIYSLDTQNGEIQSVLATENCDNRHPVFTRDGKSVIFASDRTGIFNLYSLNLETGHVSLLTNVTGAAFYPETTPDGNILYTLFENGIFKLAELTQTGTVNPDYATYRPYTLPNNDYDPTQLPHIKSEPYTSQFSRFFVMPYLMIDYNKPKLGFAAFQNEVLNKYNLYTSMGIATNKDMDIYARLDFNFLLPTLYLEGYYVTYHLDSQSERLYELTDLERDISFRLWEAIGGMEYRWMNHLFHVSVNHHQYSASITDYDKTRRILYDPFGYTYFKGTSIQSDWTLDFIVPDWHSDINPRRGFSTKFSIAYDFNRYLQDFGISEEYSTLQEIYSRENTFRLELNSELFLPVSFPDRSALSVAINSGWQENTKIDSFFHYYGGGRPGLKGYPFYSIEGTQKMVLTGIYRFPVIPDMHIGLEPFFFNRLYAGIYYQAGDAWRGGLGDLDIKQNVGIELRLGGHSFYAYPLAISLDAVYGLDSFSRLDEANGKMVTFGKEWRFYWSVLFNFPNRTDPL, encoded by the coding sequence GTGAAAAAACCTTTATCATTAAACCGGCGATACTTAAATAAATTCATGAAATATCTGAAACGATGCTTCTCTTTCCCGATTATTTTCCTTTTCTTAGCAGTATCCCTTTGGGGAAGCCCCAATCACCCCGAACTGAACTGGCATACTTTTGAATCGGAACACTTTATTTATCACTATCATGACGGTACGGAACAGACAGCCCGGATGGTGATGAAAGTGGCGGAGGAAATGTATCCCCATGTTACCGGTCTGTACCAATACGAGCCTGCTACCAAAACACAGATTGTCATACAGGATACCGATGATTATGCCAACGGGGGCGCCTACTATTTTGAAAACAAAATCCTGCTTTGGGCATCACCCCTTCAATTTGACCTGAGGGGGAACCACAGCTGGATCCGGAATGTTTTTACTCATGAGTTTTCCCATATCGTTTCCCTGGGGAAGGCCATGAAATTTCCCATCACATTTCCTGCCGGCTATATTCAGGTCCTGGATCGTGAAAAACCCTATAAAGACAACATCATCATGGAGTACCCCAAAGGAATCGGTGCCATGCCGGTGGCTAATGTGGTTGTGCCCATGTGGTGGGCTGAAGGAGTTGCCCAGTTTCAGTTTGCCGAAAGCATGGGGGATTTGTGGGATTCACACAGAGATATGCTTCTGAGAGACAGAGCCCTGCACGGCAATTTATTCAGCTGGAATGAAGCAGCCTATTTTGACAAAAAGGGAACGGGAAATGAGTCGGTATACAACACCGGTTTTGCCTTTGTGCGTTACCTGAATCATACTTATGGTCCCTCAATAAACCGCCAAATTGCCGAAACCGCCGCTTCGGCCCGTCACTGGTCCTTTAACAAAGTTTTCAGGGCCATCCTTGGAAAAACAGGCCGTGAAATATACAATGAATGGCGGGATACGCTAACCGCCGCTTATCTCCGGGACACGGAAACTATCCGTCGGCACGAAAAAAAGGGGGAAATCCTCCTGCAAAAAGGACCTGCTTATTTTAACGTTTCTGTATCTCCGGATGGTGAGAAAACCGTATTATCTGCTGCGGAAAACCGGGATTATCTGGGACAGACATATCTATTCAGACTCACTGAAAACGGAGATTTGGAACAATTGGATAAACAATCCCGCATTCGGGGAAATATCGCCTGGAGTCCCGACAGCCGATATATCTACTACGTGAAACAGCGCCTCCCCAATATTTACGGCTCTATCTATTTTGATTTGGCTAAATACGACTTTAAAAGCGACAAAACAGAATTTATAACGAAAAATGACCGGGTGTATTCCGTTGCCGTTTCAGGAGATGGCGAGATTTATGTGATTACCGTTCATGACGGGAGTCATAACCTGGCCCGCGTTGCTCAGGATGGTACAATTGAACCGTTGACCCACTTTAATCACGGTGAACAGGTTTATGATCTGGATGTATCTCCCGACGGAACATCCATTATCTTCGACATGGCCTTGTTGCACGGGAGAAATATTTACAGTCTGGACACTCAAAACGGTGAGATACAAAGTGTTTTAGCCACAGAGAACTGTGACAACCGCCACCCCGTCTTTACGCGAGACGGGAAATCCGTCATTTTCGCCTCAGACCGGACAGGGATTTTCAATCTTTATTCCCTGAACCTGGAAACCGGTCATGTATCCCTTCTGACCAACGTGACGGGAGCTGCCTTTTATCCTGAAACCACACCAGATGGAAATATTTTGTATACCCTGTTTGAAAACGGCATTTTTAAACTGGCAGAACTCACACAAACGGGAACTGTCAATCCTGATTATGCAACGTACCGGCCTTACACTCTGCCAAATAACGATTACGATCCCACCCAATTGCCCCATATCAAATCCGAGCCATACACATCCCAATTTTCCCGTTTTTTTGTCATGCCCTATCTGATGATTGATTACAACAAACCTAAACTGGGTTTTGCCGCCTTTCAGAATGAAGTCTTAAATAAATATAATTTGTATACATCCATGGGGATAGCAACCAATAAGGACATGGATATCTATGCCCGGCTGGATTTCAACTTTCTCCTGCCGACCTTATATCTGGAAGGATATTACGTAACCTACCATCTGGATTCCCAGTCAGAACGCCTGTATGAATTAACGGATCTCGAACGGGATATCTCATTCAGACTCTGGGAAGCTATCGGCGGCATGGAATACCGGTGGATGAATCACCTCTTTCACGTGTCCGTTAATCATCACCAGTACTCTGCTTCCATCACTGATTATGACAAAACACGGAGAATATTGTATGACCCCTTTGGTTATACATATTTCAAAGGGACTTCCATTCAATCGGACTGGACTCTGGATTTTATTGTTCCTGACTGGCACAGTGATATCAATCCCCGTCGTGGTTTTTCCACAAAATTCAGTATTGCTTACGATTTCAACCGGTATCTTCAGGATTTTGGCATCAGTGAAGAATACAGCACCCTTCAGGAAATCTACAGTCGTGAAAATACCTTCCGGCTGGAATTGAACTCTGAACTTTTTCTCCCTGTATCCTTTCCGGACCGGAGCGCACTGAGTGTGGCCATCAACAGCGGTTGGCAGGAAAACACGAAAATCGACAGTTTTTTCCATTACTACGGTGGCGGCCGTCCGGGGCTGAAAGGATATCCTTTTTATTCCATTGAAGGGACCCAGAAAATGGTTTTAACAGGCATATACCGCTTCCCTGTCATTCCTGACATGCACATTGGATTGGAACCCTTCTTTTTTAACCGTTTGTATGCCGGTATCTATTACCAGGCCGGGGATGCCTGGCGGGGCGGATTGGGAGATCTTGACATAAAACAAAATGTGGGCATCGAACTGCGCCTGGGCGGACACTCCTTTTATGCCTATCCCCTGGCCATCTCACTGGATGCCGTTTACGGCCTGGATTCTTTCAGCCGGCTGGATGAAGCCAATGGAAAGATGGTCACTTTCGGAAAAGAGTGGCGGTTTTATTGGTCCGTTCTCTTTAACTTTCCCAACAGAACCGATCCGTTATAA
- a CDS encoding class I SAM-dependent methyltransferase, whose translation MSHPLHIIPPYSRSADFYDELMADIDYKGWAEYLLDLSAELNIQTDAIIDFSCGTGTLLHHLSAGARRIRGLDISKSMIRQAKEKYPENEWFVGNMMTTFMPDNFTLGLNLHDSLNYIKDTDVLKHYIHRMQKSCKPGQSLFFDFALPALIKRYFINQDEIKKMGNGDIVHRHHDYLESENLCLTYLEITHMGRQVIEIHQQRIWPFHELKEMFIGLPGQNLLFLEEFSYLEAHEQSERLLVVITHD comes from the coding sequence ATGAGCCACCCACTTCATATCATTCCGCCTTACAGCCGGTCTGCAGATTTTTATGACGAGCTCATGGCGGATATTGATTATAAAGGATGGGCGGAGTATTTACTGGATCTTTCAGCGGAACTCAATATTCAAACGGATGCCATCATTGATTTCTCCTGCGGTACGGGCACCCTTTTGCACCACCTGTCCGCCGGGGCCCGGCGAATCCGTGGATTGGATATCTCAAAATCCATGATCCGTCAAGCGAAAGAGAAATACCCTGAAAATGAATGGTTTGTCGGTAATATGATGACAACCTTCATGCCGGACAATTTTACCCTGGGGCTTAATCTCCATGACTCCCTGAATTATATTAAAGACACGGATGTTTTGAAACATTACATCCATCGCATGCAAAAATCTTGTAAACCGGGACAAAGTTTGTTTTTTGATTTTGCTCTGCCGGCTCTGATAAAGCGTTACTTCATCAATCAGGATGAAATAAAAAAAATGGGGAACGGTGACATTGTCCACCGACACCATGACTATTTGGAATCAGAAAATCTTTGCCTTACATATCTGGAAATCACGCACATGGGCCGACAGGTTATTGAAATCCATCAACAGCGGATCTGGCCATTTCATGAATTAAAAGAAATGTTCATTGGATTACCGGGTCAGAATCTCTTATTTTTAGAGGAATTTTCATACCTGGAGGCACATGAACAATCTGAACGCTTACTGGTGGTAATCACCCATGATTGA